AACAAACATCCATAAAATTACAAGCACATGCAAAGATATTATCACAATTACAAAAACCCCTAAATATAGAAAGTTAGCATCTTCAAATTAGCTTAATACTCTAATTTTTCTTCTTTTTAAAAATAAAAAGTGAAATAGTAATATACATAAAGCAGAATATCCCATGCCATTGTTCAATAGGGGGTTTTTTCTATGGATAAGACCAATGAAAAACAATTACTAGAAAAAGCAGTTAAACCAGGTAAAGATGCGATGAGACTTCATCCATTCTATAGAGGAAAAATAGAGGTTACACCAAAATGTTGTATTCGTGATTTTAACGATTTCGCCATCTGGTACACACCAGGTGTTGCGGAACCATGTAAAGAAATAAAAAAACACCCCTTGAAGGTATATGATTATACAAATAAATGGAACACAGTAGCAGTGGTGAGCGACGGAACACGTGTTTTAGGTTTAGGAGATATAGGACCAGAAGCAGGACTTCCTGTTATGGAGGGCAAATCATTACTTTTTAAATATCTTGGTGGAGTAGATGCATACCCGATTTGTCTTGATACAAAAGACCCAGATGAGATAATACAAGCAGTGAAATGGCTTAAACCAAGTTTTGGTGGAATAAACCTAGAGGACATTGAGAAACCAAAATGCTTCTACATACTAAATAGATTGAGAAAAGAGATGGATATACCTGTTTGGCATGATGACCAACAGGGTACAGCAACAATAGTGGTTGCAGGCGCAATAAATGCTTTGAAACTCGTCGGTAAAAAGATGGATGCAGCATTGTTCTCAATGGTTGGTGCAGGTGCAGCAAACATAGCTATAGCAAGGGTGTTGATATCAGCTGGAGTGAAACAAAAAAACATTATAATGGCTGATAGCAAAGGCATATTACATTCATCGAGAAAAGACCTTGAAAAAGAAAAAAACCAAAACCCTGAGAAATGGGATATGTGCCTGAAATCAAACGGGGAAGGAAGAACAGGTCCAGTGGAAGAAGCAATAAGGGATACTGATATATG
The nucleotide sequence above comes from Candidatus Thermoplasmatota archaeon. Encoded proteins:
- a CDS encoding NADP-dependent malic enzyme — protein: MDKTNEKQLLEKAVKPGKDAMRLHPFYRGKIEVTPKCCIRDFNDFAIWYTPGVAEPCKEIKKHPLKVYDYTNKWNTVAVVSDGTRVLGLGDIGPEAGLPVMEGKSLLFKYLGGVDAYPICLDTKDPDEIIQAVKWLKPSFGGINLEDIEKPKCFYILNRLRKEMDIPVWHDDQQGTATIVVAGAINALKLVGKKMDAALFSMVGAGAANIAIARVLISAGVKQKNIIMADSKGILHSSRKDLEKEKNQNPEKWDMCLKSNGEGRTGPVEEAIRDTDICIAASKPGPSTIKKQWISKMAHDSIVFATANPIPEIWPWEAKEAGARIVATGRSDFPNQINNSLGFPGIFRGTLDVRAETITDEMCIAAAYELAKTAEDQGLSDEYIVPTMDSWEVFPREAVAVGLKAISQGIARIKPSRKELYEHAMAIIKKARDETQTLMKQGFIAKAP